One Myripristis murdjan chromosome 17, fMyrMur1.1, whole genome shotgun sequence DNA segment encodes these proteins:
- the fam131aa gene encoding protein FAM131A, producing MIPKSGKSPADSRKAVGIHEFAALARSSLNGISQAVRDHVTKPTSLAQGRVAHLIEWKGWPKTTDPPPATHSHFSSYCHLTEGEKEARFAAGVAEQFAIAEAKLRAWASMDDDEEEEEDSNDEDASTNGQTHTFSSQNSDTATSNPISGMPCQAETDSSEPPPSNSPMGSSSSSSSLLCGGSASHNDPHSSQTDSPTLHSERVRPFLEEEEGLVRHEEQPTPPVVCVHHKPEWRPRGRSSRFDSCYSTSHSESPGEEEEEDEEEEEEGSVFHEVRVWHCGSRSFFSDRASSGVASFDEEEEGDEIEGRKEEKEHLM from the exons ATGATTCCAAAGTCAGGAAAATCTCCAGCAGACTCAAGGAAAGCTGTCGGCATCCATGAGTTTGCGGCGCTCGCCAGATCCTCCTTAAATG GTATCTCTCAGGCAGTGAGGGACCATGTAACCAAGCCCACCTCCCTGGCTCAGGGCCGGGTTGCTCACCTGATAGAGTGGAAGGGTTGGCCCAAAACCACAGACCCGCCACCAGCCACCCACTCCCACTTCAGCTCCTACTGCCATCTGactgaaggagagaaggaggccCGCTTCGCTGCAG GAGTGGCTGAGCAGTTCGCCATTGCTGAGGCCAAGCTGCGCGCCTGGGCATCTATGGATGAcgacgaggaagaggaagaagactcCAACGATGAGGACGCCAGCACCAATGGACAGACGCACACGTTTTCCAGCCAGAACTCAG ACACCGCTACATCCAATCCCATCTCCGGAATGCCATGCCAGGCTGAGACTGACAGCAGCGAGCCTCCACCCTCCAACAGTCCCATGGGCtccagtagcagcagcagcagcctgctcTGCGGTGGGTCTGCATCTCACAATGACCCACATTCATCCCAGACCGATTCACCTACTTTACACAGCGAACGCGTGAGACCgttcctggaggaggaggaggggctggtCCGTCACGAGGAGCAGCCGACTCCCCCTGTGGTTTGCGTTCACCACAAGCCCGAGTGGAGGCCTCGGGGCAGGAGCAGCAGGTTCGACTCCTGTTACTCCACCTCCCACTCGGAGTCCCctggcgaggaggaggaggaggatgaggaagaggaagaggaagggagcgTATTCCATGAGGTGCGGGTGTGGCATTGTGGCTCACGAAGCTTCTTCTCTGACCGGGCTTCCTCAGGAGTGGCGTCTTtcgatgaagaagaagagggggatGAAAtagaggggaggaaggaagagaaggagcatttgatgtga